A region of the Leptospira venezuelensis genome:
CCTTATAGAATAATGAACATTTGAGATTTGATTTTTTTCAAATTGCTTTGATTTTAAAGAGCTTGTTCTAATTATTAAATCCTTCTATCAATGGATAGCTTTATTTAGGTAATTCCTTGGAAAAAACATCCCCCAAGGAATAGATGTTTTAAAATCAAATCGTCCCGGAGACAATAATGAAAGGTCCCATCTTGAATATATTTCTGAAAAATCCTGTCCCGGGAAAAGTTAAGACACGTTTAGCAAAAGACATCGGAGAAGAAGCTGCACTGGAAGTCTATCAGGCCTTGGTTGAAAAAACCAGAGCTGTTTGCAAAGACTTAGATATTCCTAAGGTGTTATGGTTTGATTCTTATCTTCCGAATCCATCCGATCTGGGAAGTTGGGGACATTCTCCACTACTCATTCGCAAACAAGAAGGAAAAGATCTAGGAGAGAAGATGAGAAATGCTTTCTTGTATTGTTTTCAAAACGGTTCCGGTCCAGCGATACTCATAGGAAGTGATTGCCCTGAATTAGATCTATTACATCTAAAAGAAGCATTTCAAATTATAGATCATAAAGATGTAGTTTTAGGACCTGCGAAAGATGGAGGTTATTATCTGGTAGGACTCAAGTCGGATACTCCCGAACTTTTTCACGGCATAGAATGGAGCACTGAAACTGTTTTTGCCAGAAGTTTAGAAAAACTGCAGTGGGCCAGAAAACAAGTAGGACTTCTTCCTATATTATCTGACTTAGATGATGTCCAAGATTTGGAATATTTCGAATCCAATGGAATTTTGGACTGGAGAAAGAACGGCTCCTGATCCTCAAGTCACACAATACATCTTCCAAATTATACATTATAAATATAGAATATAGTCTATAGACTTCGGTCTCGACCTATGTCTGGAGAAGAATTTAACATTTTCTCCTGCATTATGTAATTATTTGATTACTTGGTAAAAATCCCAGGTCTCATATATGTAATTGCTTGATTACATATATGAGCAGTAAAACCAACTTTGTTTTTTTAAAATTCTTAGTAATTGTATTCTCCGCATATTATCTGGCGTCACTTTCTCCTTTAAGAGCTTTCGGGAAGAAGGGCCCACATACTCATGTGAGCATTACCCAAGAGGCCTTTCTCGAATTCGCA
Encoded here:
- a CDS encoding TIGR04282 family arsenosugar biosynthesis glycosyltransferase produces the protein MKGPILNIFLKNPVPGKVKTRLAKDIGEEAALEVYQALVEKTRAVCKDLDIPKVLWFDSYLPNPSDLGSWGHSPLLIRKQEGKDLGEKMRNAFLYCFQNGSGPAILIGSDCPELDLLHLKEAFQIIDHKDVVLGPAKDGGYYLVGLKSDTPELFHGIEWSTETVFARSLEKLQWARKQVGLLPILSDLDDVQDLEYFESNGILDWRKNGS